In the genome of Methylomagnum ishizawai, the window GATTGTTGGGCCAGTAGTTGTGTCCAATCCAGCCCGGCGGGCGGTTCCGCCGCCGTGAGCCAGCGCCGCCATTCCGCCAGGATCGCGGCCAGGGTCCGCAAGCCTTGGCCGGCGCTGGAGGGATCGGTCCCGGCCAGCGCGGGCGGGGCTTCGAGCCAGGACCGCGCCTGGCCCAGGGCGGTGTCCAGTTCGGCGGTATTGCCCGGTGGTTTGAGGGCCGCGAGTTTATCCAGCCCTTGGCCGAATTGGCCGAGTTGTCCCGGCGTCATCAGGAGGTAGGCGTGTTCCAGGAAGAAGCGGGTGTCGAGCCGCTCGCTGGCCTGGGCGATGCCGGGCTGGGCGCGGAGCCTCTCGGCCAGTGCGCTGGCGTAGCGCTCCAATTCCCTGCGGGGCAGGCCCTCGACCACCACGATGAGGTCGGAGGCCGCGCCGAATTGCTTGAGGAAGTGGTTGAAGCGCTCGGCGACCACGGTGTTTTGCGGCAGCAGCGCCTGGCGGGAGGTGTAGACCGGCAGCCGGGTCATGGCCCAGGCCGACAGCCCGGAAATCACGAGGGTCAGGGCCAGCACCCACCAGGGATGCCGGGCGCAGCTTTGGGCGGCACGGGCCGCGTGGCGGGAAATGTCCAAGGTGGAAGGCTCCGATGGGTGGGATGGGTCCAGGGCGCTGGCGGCTTAGTGAGGGGCCAGGATAACAAAAAGGCTTGGCGTTTCCGCGCAAGCCTTGTGTGGGGTCGGACGCTCCGGGCGCCCGACGCCGGTCCCGTCCCGGTGTCCCGGTTACGCCTTGCCGTACAGTTCCTCGTCGCAGGCCGCTTGGTCCAGGTCTTCCATCTCGGAGAAATAGCTGTCCACGGCGGAGCCAGGGCCGGTCCGTTGCGGCGCGGGGGCGGCGGATTCGGTCAGGCGGGACATGAACACCCGCATCACATGGTCCACCCCGGCTTCGAGGACCGAGCGCCGGTCCGGGCCGTAATAGCCGCCGGCGGCGTGGGGTCCGGTGATGATTTCGTAGGACGGGAAATAGTAAACGTGGTCGAAAATCCGGGTGATTTCCTCGGCGGCCACCCGCAACACCGATTTGGAATAGGTGGTCGCCGCCAGCACATGCTGGTCGGTGCGGGTCGCCATCAGGGGGACCGGGGACACGGTCAGGATGGCCCGCGCCTTGGGATTGACCAGGCGCAGTTGCTCGAAGAACCGCTTGAGGTCCGCCACCACCTCGGCGACGCCGAAATTGACAAAGGCGTATTGATCTGAATCGTACACGCCGCCCGCGACGCCGGGGGCCACGGGATAGGCCGCGCCGTCGAGGCGGGAGATCCAGCATTCGGTCAGGCCCAGGGTGAATACCAAAACATCCAGTTCCAGGAACAGGCGGCGCACCGCCTTGAGGTGGGTTTCCATCTCCAGGCGGACCGCCTGCCGGGTGGGGAAGCCGTCCGGTTCGATGCGGGGCCGGAACGGATCGCAGAAGCTGGTGTTGTCGCGTCTCCACACCGGCTCGATGGGGGTGAAAAACCCGAACGCCCGGTCGAACAATTGCACAAGTTGACGGGCCGTATAGACATTGCCATAGCGGGCCGAGAAATCGTAGAACCCCCGCGCCCGGCTGGCTTCGTCGTCGGTCGCGGAGGCTTCGGTGACGAAGAAATTGAAGCCGCCACCGCGCAAGCGCTTGGAGATATGTTGGGCGAAGCAACTGCCCGCTGTGGCGACCTTGTCCTCGGGTTTGATTTTGAACCGGACCCCGGCGACCGGGTCCACCTCGCCCGGCGCGGGGTCGGCGACGGATTGTTTCCAATAGGCGCTGTCGG includes:
- a CDS encoding GSCFA domain-containing protein, giving the protein MRKAIVIGHSHILCLRAAYRERLDGKTDPAFEFLWLREKQYQAGGPVKQKAGPAALRRDPARGATSQVSGINSKAVRAKIKSTAADFGVICINGFSTASALCGGEAISHADKLAHLTRVLDPNSPLRTWLEFLRPLLPPQTFLLPPPPPVAATQLQGLFPAERIERIAHLPLEPLEIRRSVWKRYCELAAELGGEYGIHFLEPPASVFTPEGLLQEECYGGDPMHGNPEYGFRVMTMLTSVMAEGATAHRVPPTAHRTPRKTQRHPYVGLPDSAYWKQSVADPAPGEVDPVAGVRFKIKPEDKVATAGSCFAQHISKRLRGGGFNFFVTEASATDDEASRARGFYDFSARYGNVYTARQLVQLFDRAFGFFTPIEPVWRRDNTSFCDPFRPRIEPDGFPTRQAVRLEMETHLKAVRRLFLELDVLVFTLGLTECWISRLDGAAYPVAPGVAGGVYDSDQYAFVNFGVAEVVADLKRFFEQLRLVNPKARAILTVSPVPLMATRTDQHVLAATTYSKSVLRVAAEEITRIFDHVYYFPSYEIITGPHAAGGYYGPDRRSVLEAGVDHVMRVFMSRLTESAAPAPQRTGPGSAVDSYFSEMEDLDQAACDEELYGKA